The genomic window GCCTGCGAAGCGCCGAGCCCGGGCGACGTCGAAGTCATCGACGCGCGCGGCTTCATCGTGATGCCGGGCTTCATCAACGCGCACATGCACACCTGGCAGACGGCGCTGCGCGGCGTGGCCAGCAACTGGACGCTGCTCGAATACTTCCGCTGGATGCACGCGGGCCTGGCGACGCGGTTCACGCCCAACGATATCCACGTCGGCACCCTGGCCGGCGCCCTCAACCAGCTCGACTGCGGCACCACGACGCTGGTCGACTGGTGCCACAACAATCCGACGCCCGAGCACACGGATGCCGCGGTCGACGCGCTGGAGCGCAGCGGCATCCGCGCGGCCTTCTTCCATGGCAGTCCGAAGCCCGATCCGAAGCCCGGCCAGGCGCCCTTCTGGGAGGTCGCCCATCCGCGCAGGGAAGTGGAGCGACTGCTGGCGCAACCGCGCTTCGGCACGGGCCGGCGGCTGAGCCTGGGCATGGCCGTGCTCGGTCCGCATTACTCGACGCTCGATGTCGCGCGCGCGGACTTCAGGCTGGCGCGCGAGCTGGACCTGACGGCCTCGATGCACCAGGGAGGCGGTCCGGCACGCGCCCCAGGGGGCTGGGAGGTGCTCGAGCAAGAGGGCCTGCTGGGCCCGCGCATCAACATCGTGCACGGCAACGATCTCACCGATGCGCAGCTCGACCGCTTCGTCGGCGCCGGCGTCTCGTTCTCGGTCACGCCCGAGAACGAGATGACGCAGGGCCACGGCCATCCGATCGTCGGCCGCCTGCGCGACCGGGGCGTTGCCGCCTCCATCGGCGTGGACCTGGAGTCGGGCCTGTCGGGCGAGATGTTCACGGCGGCGCGCATCGCGCTGGTCCACCAGCGCTCGCTCGACAACCAGGCGTTTCGCCAGGCGGCGCGAGGCACCGATCCCGTCATTCCGCCGACCTCCACCCTCCGGACGATCGACGCCCTGCGGTGGGCGACGGTCGAGGGTGCGCGCATGCTGGGCCAGCTCGACCGCATCGGCACCGTGACGCCCGGCAAGCAGGCCGACCTGGTGTTGATCGACGCGAGGCGCCCCAACATGCAGCCCCTGCACGATCCCGTCGCTGCCGCGCTCATGCAGACCAGCCTGGCCAACATCGATTCGGTGATGGTCGCGGGCAGATGGCGCAAGCGCGGCGGCCGGCTGGTCGGCGACGACCAGGTGCCGCTCGATCCCGAGCGGTGGCTGGCGCCGCTGAGGGAGTCGGGGCGTCGTCTGGCCGCGGCGGTGGGATGGCATCCGGCGCACAGGGCCTGATACCGATGCTGTTCGTCGCCGAGGCGACGACGAACACCGGGCGAACGAACTAGAACCCCGCGCCCTTCATCGCCGCATCGAAGCGAAGCTGCCGCTCCAGCGCCACGCCATACGTCTCGTGAGCCCCCGCATCGAAGCGCACATGCTCGGTGAACTCGAAAGCGAAATCCGCCAGCCCGCCGACACCAAGGCCTTCCAGCGCCAGCAGCGCGGCCCCGCGCAGCGAGGCCTCGTCGATTGCCGACACCTGCACGTCCTGCCCGATGCAGTCGGCGACGATCTGGCGCCAGGTGGCCGAGCGCGAGAGTGCGCCGCCCGTGACGACGATGCGCCGCGCGGGCCGCATGCGCGCTTCGAGCTGCTGCTTCAGGCCCGCGAAGCGCAGGCCGACGCTCTCGAGCATGGCGCGATGGATCTGGGCGCCGCTGGTGGCGGCCGTGATGCCCGCGATGCAGGCGGTGCGGCCGTCGATCCAGTCGGGGCTGCGCGCGCCCAGCACATAGGGCAGCACCGCGAGGCCGTGCGAATCAGGGGCCATCGCGGCCACCTGGGCATCGAGGTCCGGCGTGGCGCCTTCGAACAGGCCGCGTGTCCAAGCGGCCGAGGCGCCGCCCTCTGACATAGCCATGCCGCCCGCGAGCCGGCGCGCATCGACGCGATAGCACCAGAGGCCCGGATCGTCCAGGCGCGCCTCGTGCGCGTCCCACACCACGCGCATCGAGCCGCTGGTGCCGAGCATCAGCACCAGGGTGTCGCGGTCGATGCCGCCGACCCCGATGTTCGAGCAGGCGCCGTCGCCGGTGACGGGGAA from Variovorax paradoxus includes these protein-coding regions:
- a CDS encoding amidohydrolase family protein, with product MTSASQRILIAGATVVSMDDALGVVDNARLAIDGERIASLSSGACEAPSPGDVEVIDARGFIVMPGFINAHMHTWQTALRGVASNWTLLEYFRWMHAGLATRFTPNDIHVGTLAGALNQLDCGTTTLVDWCHNNPTPEHTDAAVDALERSGIRAAFFHGSPKPDPKPGQAPFWEVAHPRREVERLLAQPRFGTGRRLSLGMAVLGPHYSTLDVARADFRLARELDLTASMHQGGGPARAPGGWEVLEQEGLLGPRINIVHGNDLTDAQLDRFVGAGVSFSVTPENEMTQGHGHPIVGRLRDRGVAASIGVDLESGLSGEMFTAARIALVHQRSLDNQAFRQAARGTDPVIPPTSTLRTIDALRWATVEGARMLGQLDRIGTVTPGKQADLVLIDARRPNMQPLHDPVAAALMQTSLANIDSVMVAGRWRKRGGRLVGDDQVPLDPERWLAPLRESGRRLAAAVGWHPAHRA
- a CDS encoding gluconokinase codes for the protein MRSTSAVLSIDIGTSSTRAALFDLAGMPHGPASQRANLLRTDATGMAEIDPEALARGVIEAIDQVLKASPDTRILGVGISCFWHSLLGLDAHGAPTTAVLSWADRRAGAIAAGQREPGHRAAALRPDTGCPVHSSYWTAKLPWLRQSRPVAWAATAHWVSAADHLLARLFGDLGTSVSMASGTGLFDLWSLGWHPEALAVADVPVSMLPPVTDQPRTQLVPEFAQRWPRLQGVPWFPVTGDGACSNIGVGGIDRDTLVLMLGTSGSMRVVWDAHEARLDDPGLWCYRVDARRLAGGMAMSEGGASAAWTRGLFEGATPDLDAQVAAMAPDSHGLAVLPYVLGARSPDWIDGRTACIAGITAATSGAQIHRAMLESVGLRFAGLKQQLEARMRPARRIVVTGGALSRSATWRQIVADCIGQDVQVSAIDEASLRGAALLALEGLGVGGLADFAFEFTEHVRFDAGAHETYGVALERQLRFDAAMKGAGF